From the genome of Aphelocoma coerulescens isolate FSJ_1873_10779 chromosome 26, UR_Acoe_1.0, whole genome shotgun sequence, one region includes:
- the TMCC2 gene encoding transmembrane and coiled-coil domains protein 2 isoform X2 yields MADTKATLSSPGHLPRVMPEASTARGLAGQLNPPPGIRGMGQEQRLPTREPRSPGCSRGQRCGVTARPPRLRLAPAGSSAPSSPCPGTAEHRMLDKGDVTTLNLPSGAGHGDADGPVCLDVPDGTPDPHRTKAAIEHLHQKILKITEQIKIEQEARDDNVAEYLKLANNADKQQASRIKQVFEKKNQKSAQTIAQLHKKLEHYHKKLKEIEQNGPSRQPKDVFRDMHQGLKDVGANVRSSISGFSGGVVEGVKGGLSGLSQATHTAVVSKPREFASLIRNKFGSADNIAHLKDTLDDGHPEEASRALSGSATLVSSPKYGSDDECSSATSGSAGGSNSGAGPGGLGSPKSNTLDSHHNNFDTILEELREIKDSQSHLEDSMEDLKAQLQRDYTYMTQCLQEERYRYERLEEQLNDLTELHQNEMTNLKQELASMEEKVAYQSYERARDIQEAVESCLTRVTKLELQQQQQQVVQLEGVENANARALLGKFINVILALMAVLLVFVSTIANFITPLMKTRMRILSTALLVLFLFFLWKHWDSISYFLEHVLLPS; encoded by the exons ATGGCAGACACCAAAGCCACGCTGAGCAGCCCTGGTCATCTGCCCCGAGTCATGCCAGAGGCATCCACGGCCCGGGGCTTGGCCGGGCAGCTCAATCCACCCCCTGGGATCAGAGGGATGGGCCAGGAGCAGCGCCTGCCCACCAGAGAGCCGAGGAGCcccggctgctcccgggggcAGCGCTGCGGTGTCACCGCCCGGCCCCCGCGGCTCCGTCTGGCACCGGCAGGGAGCTCTGCCCCGTCCTCACCCTGCCCTGGCACGGCTGAGCACCGCATG ctggacAAGGGCGACGTGACCACCCTGAACCTGCCCTCGGGCGCCGGGCACGGCGACGCCGACGGCCCCGTGTGCCTGGACGTGCCCGATGGCACCCCCGACCCTCACCGCACCAAAGCCGCCATCGAGCACCTGCACCAGAAGATCCTCAAGATCACGGAGCAGATCAAGATCGAGCAGGAGGCGCGGGATGACAACGTGGCCGAGTACCTGAAGCTGGCCAACAACGCCGACAAGCAGCAGGCGTCGCGCATCAAGCAGGTGTTCGAGAAGAAGAACCAGAAGTCGGCGCAGACCATCGCGCAGCTGCACAAGAAGTTGGAGCACTACCACAAGAAGCTGAAGGAGATCGAGCAGAACGGCCCCTCCCGCCAGCCCAAGGATGTTTTCCGGGACATGCACCAAGGGCTGAAGGATGTGGGCGCCAACGTCCGCTCCAGCATCAGCGGCTTCAGCGGGGGCGTGGTGGAAGGGGTCAAGGGGGGGCTCTCGGGGCTGTCCCAGGCCACCCACACGGCCGTGGTGTCCAAGCCGCGGGAGTTCGCCAGCCTGATCCGCAACAAGTTCGGCAGCGCCGACAACATCGCCCACCTGAAGGACACGCTGGACGACGGGCACCCCGAGGAGGCCTCCCGGGCGCTGAGCGGCAGTGCCACCCTGGTGTCCAGCCCCAAGTACGGCAGCGATGACGAGTGCTCCAGTGCCACCTCGGGCTCCGCTGGTGGCAGCAACTcaggggcggggcccggcggctTGGGGAGCCCCAAGTCCAACACGCTGGACAGCCACCACAACAACTTCGACACCATCCTGGAGGAGCTGCGGGAGATCAAGGACAGCCAGTCCCACCTGGAGGACTCCATGGAGGACCTCAAGGCCCAGCTGCAGCGGGATTACACCTACATGACCCAGTGCTTGCAGGAGGAGCGCTACAG GTACGAGCgcctggaggagcagctgaacgACCTCACGGAGCTGCACCAGAACGAGATGACCAACCTGAAGCAGGAGCTGGCCAGCATGGAGGAGAAGGTGGCCTACCAGTCCTACGAGAGGGCACGGGACATCCAG GAGGCCGTGGAGTCGTGCCTGACGCGGGTGAccaagctggagctgcagcagcagcagcagcaggtggtgcAGCTGGAGGGGGTGGAGAACGCCAACGCCCGGGCGCTGCTGGGCAAGTTCATCAACGTCATCCTGGCCCTCATGGCCGTGCTGCTCGTCTTCGTCTCCACCATCGCCAACTTCATCACGCCGCTCATGAAGACCCGCATGCGCATCCTCAGCACCGCCCTGCTcgtcctcttcctcttcttcctctggaAGCACTGGGACTCCATCAGCTACTTCCTGGAGCACGTCCTGCTCCCCAGCTGA
- the TMCC2 gene encoding transmembrane and coiled-coil domains protein 2 isoform X3: MELDKGDVTTLNLPSGAGHGDADGPVCLDVPDGTPDPHRTKAAIEHLHQKILKITEQIKIEQEARDDNVAEYLKLANNADKQQASRIKQVFEKKNQKSAQTIAQLHKKLEHYHKKLKEIEQNGPSRQPKDVFRDMHQGLKDVGANVRSSISGFSGGVVEGVKGGLSGLSQATHTAVVSKPREFASLIRNKFGSADNIAHLKDTLDDGHPEEASRALSGSATLVSSPKYGSDDECSSATSGSAGGSNSGAGPGGLGSPKSNTLDSHHNNFDTILEELREIKDSQSHLEDSMEDLKAQLQRDYTYMTQCLQEERYRYERLEEQLNDLTELHQNEMTNLKQELASMEEKVAYQSYERARDIQEAVESCLTRVTKLELQQQQQQVVQLEGVENANARALLGKFINVILALMAVLLVFVSTIANFITPLMKTRMRILSTALLVLFLFFLWKHWDSISYFLEHVLLPS; the protein is encoded by the exons ATGGAG ctggacAAGGGCGACGTGACCACCCTGAACCTGCCCTCGGGCGCCGGGCACGGCGACGCCGACGGCCCCGTGTGCCTGGACGTGCCCGATGGCACCCCCGACCCTCACCGCACCAAAGCCGCCATCGAGCACCTGCACCAGAAGATCCTCAAGATCACGGAGCAGATCAAGATCGAGCAGGAGGCGCGGGATGACAACGTGGCCGAGTACCTGAAGCTGGCCAACAACGCCGACAAGCAGCAGGCGTCGCGCATCAAGCAGGTGTTCGAGAAGAAGAACCAGAAGTCGGCGCAGACCATCGCGCAGCTGCACAAGAAGTTGGAGCACTACCACAAGAAGCTGAAGGAGATCGAGCAGAACGGCCCCTCCCGCCAGCCCAAGGATGTTTTCCGGGACATGCACCAAGGGCTGAAGGATGTGGGCGCCAACGTCCGCTCCAGCATCAGCGGCTTCAGCGGGGGCGTGGTGGAAGGGGTCAAGGGGGGGCTCTCGGGGCTGTCCCAGGCCACCCACACGGCCGTGGTGTCCAAGCCGCGGGAGTTCGCCAGCCTGATCCGCAACAAGTTCGGCAGCGCCGACAACATCGCCCACCTGAAGGACACGCTGGACGACGGGCACCCCGAGGAGGCCTCCCGGGCGCTGAGCGGCAGTGCCACCCTGGTGTCCAGCCCCAAGTACGGCAGCGATGACGAGTGCTCCAGTGCCACCTCGGGCTCCGCTGGTGGCAGCAACTcaggggcggggcccggcggctTGGGGAGCCCCAAGTCCAACACGCTGGACAGCCACCACAACAACTTCGACACCATCCTGGAGGAGCTGCGGGAGATCAAGGACAGCCAGTCCCACCTGGAGGACTCCATGGAGGACCTCAAGGCCCAGCTGCAGCGGGATTACACCTACATGACCCAGTGCTTGCAGGAGGAGCGCTACAG GTACGAGCgcctggaggagcagctgaacgACCTCACGGAGCTGCACCAGAACGAGATGACCAACCTGAAGCAGGAGCTGGCCAGCATGGAGGAGAAGGTGGCCTACCAGTCCTACGAGAGGGCACGGGACATCCAG GAGGCCGTGGAGTCGTGCCTGACGCGGGTGAccaagctggagctgcagcagcagcagcagcaggtggtgcAGCTGGAGGGGGTGGAGAACGCCAACGCCCGGGCGCTGCTGGGCAAGTTCATCAACGTCATCCTGGCCCTCATGGCCGTGCTGCTCGTCTTCGTCTCCACCATCGCCAACTTCATCACGCCGCTCATGAAGACCCGCATGCGCATCCTCAGCACCGCCCTGCTcgtcctcttcctcttcttcctctggaAGCACTGGGACTCCATCAGCTACTTCCTGGAGCACGTCCTGCTCCCCAGCTGA
- the NUAK2 gene encoding NUAK family SNF1-like kinase 2 — translation MERAAGPGTGSGSALAASLAEGLIKSPRPLMKKQAVKRHHHKHNLKHRYEFLETLGKGTYGKVKKARERSGKLVAIKSIRKDKIKDEQDLVHIRREIEIMSSLNHPHIIAVHEVFENSSKIVIVMEYASKGDLYDYISERQRLSEQEARHFFRQVVSAVYYCHKNGIVHRDLKLENILLDANGNIKIADFGLSNVFQQDKLLQTYCGSPLYASPEIINGRPYKGPEVDSWSLGVLLYILVHGTMPFDGHDYKTLVKQITSGDYREPTKLSDACGLIRWMLMVNPERRATIEDIATHWWVNWGYKMPLGEQELLRESESPLATVAEWLRRSSRPLLENGSKVRCFLKQHIPGVALERQRSLKKSKKENDVSHALQEPPAGPENPSKSILKRPKGILKKRNSCEQKVPGPGPPPAEDGEGVPAGLSRVLSSGMVPRSTGTGAAPAAMPKKGILKKPSARESGYYSSLECCESGDVLDAGSLDLDESVFAEPPSPARGPQGLPARRKGILKHNGKFSSGSAEPGTPPGRGFGGFSEVPLPQGPRARPASAVSEDSILSTESFDQLDLPARGPPGAGAMRGCVSADSLLRLEEEEEREEGRRLRRWTVTHCRSPLAESSASLAGCDNVTELYRRAVAVGVKLS, via the exons atggagcgggcggcggggcccggcacCGGTTCCGGTTCTGCGCTGGCCGCCTCGCTGGCCGAGGGGCTCATCAAGTCGCCGCGGCCACTGATGAAGAAGCAGGCGGTGAAGCGGCACCACCACAAGCACAACCTCAAGCACCGCTACGAGTTCCTGGAAACGCTGGGGAAAGGCACCTACGGGAAGGTGAAGAAAGCCCGGGAGCGATCCGGGAAGCTG gtggccatcaaatcCATCCGGAAAGACAAAATCAAGGATGAGCAGGACCTTGTCCACATCCGGAGGGAGATTGAGATCATGTCCTCCCTCAACCACCCCCACATCATCGCTGTGCACGAAG TGTTTGAGAACAGCAGCAAGATCGTCATCGTGATGGAATACGCCAGCAAAGGGGACCTGTACGACTACATCAGCGAGCGGCAGCGGCTCTCGGAGCAGGAGGCGCGGCACTTCTTCCGCCAGGTCGTGTCCGCCGTCTACTACTGCCACAAG AACGGGATCGTCCACCGGGACCTGAAGCTGGAGAACATCCTGCTGGATGCCAACGGGAACATCAAG ATTGCAGATTTCGGGCTGTCCAACGTTTTCCAGCAGGACAAACTCCTGCAGACCTACTGCGGCAGCCCCCTGTACGCGTCCCCCGAGATCATCAACGGCCGGCCCTACAAGGGCCCCGAG GTGGACAGCTGGTCCCTGGGTGTCCTCCTCTACATCCTGGTCCATGGCACGATGCCCTTCGATGGCCACGACTACAAGACTCTGGTCAAGCAGATCACGAGTGGGGACTACCGGGAGCCCACGAAGCTCTCAG ATGCCTGTGGGCTGATCCGGTGGATGCTGATGGTGAACCCGGAGCGCCGGGCCACCATCGAGGACATCGCCACGCACTGGTGGGTCAACTGGGGCTACAAGATGCCGCTGGgcgagcaggagctgctgcgggAGAGCGAATCCCCACTGGCCACGGTGGCCGAGTGGCTGCGCCGCTCGTCCCGGCCGCTGCTGGAGAACGGCTCCAAGGTGCGCTGCTTCCTGAAGCAGCACATCCCCGGCGTGGCCCTGGAGCGGCAGCGCTCCCTCAAGAAGTCCAAGAAGGAGAACGACGTCTCCCACGCGCTGCAGGAGCCGCCCGCGGGCCCCGAGAACCCCTCCAAGTCCATCCTCAAGCGGCCCAAGGGCATCCTGAAGAAGAGGAATTCCTGCGAGCAGAAggtgcccggccccggccccccgcCAGcggaggatggggagggggtCCCCGCGGGGCTCTCCCGGGTCCTGTCCTCTGGAATGGTGCCCCGCAGCACCGGCACGGGAGCGGCGCCCGCGGCCATGCCCAAGAAGGGAATCCTGAAGAAGCCCTCGGCCAGGGAGTCGGGGTATTACTCGTCCCTGGAGTGCTGCGAGTCCGGGGATGTGCTGGACGCGGGCAGCTTGGACCTGGACGAGAGCGTGTTTGCCGAGCCGCCCTCCCCGGCGCGGGGCCCGCAGGGGCTCCCAGCCCGCAGGAAAGGAATCCTCAAGCACAACGGGAAATTCTCCTCGGGCAGCGCCGagccggggaccccccccgggcgGGGCTTCGGGGGCTTCAGCGAGGTGCCGCTGCCGCAGGGCCCCCGCGCCCGGCCGGCCAGCGCCGTCAGCGAGGACAGCATCCTGTCCACAGAGTCCTTCGACCAGCTGGACCTGCCCGCCCGCGGCCCCCCCGGCGCCGGGGCCATGCGGGGCTGCGTGTCCGCCGACAGCCTCCTgcggctggaggaggaggaggagcgggaggaagggcGGCGGCTGCGCCGCTGGACTGTCACCCACTGCCGCAGCCCCTTGGCGGAGAGCAGCGCGTCCCTGGCGGGCTGTGACAATGTCACCGAGCTCTACCGGCGCGCTGTGGCCGTCGGGGTGAAGCTGAGCTGA